A stretch of the Paracholeplasma morum genome encodes the following:
- a CDS encoding GNAT family N-acetyltransferase gives MDIQIRKLTPDLAEDYVRFFDTTPHDKHIDEHKCYCVCWCNDDYEGKDYSTVEKRRKYALQYINGDNIQGYLAYNSDKVIGWCNANTKLDCVKCASWRMFMDHVPLEKPDTDIKVKSIFCFVIAPEMKRKGIATLLLEHVCKDAAKDGFDFVEVYPYKESSYHSSDFGGYCEMYKNSGFQVILDTEKGLVMRKKLK, from the coding sequence ATGGATATTCAGATACGAAAATTGACACCAGACCTAGCGGAAGATTACGTACGCTTTTTTGATACAACGCCACATGATAAACATATAGATGAACATAAATGTTATTGTGTGTGTTGGTGCAATGATGATTATGAGGGCAAAGATTATTCAACAGTAGAGAAAAGAAGAAAATATGCTTTACAATATATAAATGGTGATAACATTCAAGGCTATCTTGCTTATAACAGTGATAAGGTCATAGGATGGTGCAACGCCAATACAAAATTAGATTGTGTGAAATGTGCAAGTTGGAGAATGTTTATGGATCATGTACCTTTGGAGAAACCTGATACGGATATAAAGGTAAAGTCCATATTTTGTTTCGTGATTGCCCCTGAGATGAAAAGAAAAGGCATCGCCACACTTCTATTAGAACATGTGTGTAAAGATGCAGCCAAAGATGGGTTTGATTTTGTGGAGGTATACCCGTATAAAGAATCTAGTTATCATTCATCAGATTTCGGAGGATATTGTGAGATGTACAAAAATAGTGGGTTTCAAGTGATTTTAGATACTGAAAAAGGGCTCGTAATGAGGAAGAAATTAAAGTAA
- a CDS encoding ArsR/SmtB family transcription factor, whose amino-acid sequence MKNLEMDVCASNIIHPEAVNKAKESLPSDDLIFNLADFFKTFGDSTRIKIICALMETELCVCDLANVINTSQSAVSHQLRVLRQSRLVKYRKEGKTVYYSLDDDHIKLLISQGLDHLLHK is encoded by the coding sequence ATGAAAAATTTAGAAATGGATGTATGTGCTTCAAATATTATACATCCTGAAGCGGTAAATAAAGCAAAAGAGAGTTTACCAAGTGATGATCTTATATTTAATTTAGCAGATTTTTTTAAGACCTTCGGTGATTCCACACGTATTAAAATTATATGTGCATTAATGGAAACAGAGTTATGCGTTTGTGATTTAGCAAATGTAATTAATACATCTCAATCTGCAGTATCACATCAATTAAGAGTATTAAGACAGTCTAGGTTAGTAAAGTACAGAAAAGAAGGTAAAACAGTTTATTATTCATTGGATGATGACCATATTAAGCTACTTATAAGCCAAGGACTAGATCACCTTTTACATAAATAG
- a CDS encoding heavy metal translocating P-type ATPase: MQIKSKVREIEEGVEVSELTFEENIVCSIEGLDCANCAAKIEIQLNKADGIEEARVDILSGKLILSLSGIADKNEVLQKTQKIIDKIEPGVKIRELSKEKNDDHDHDQGEEVSLHEMLKLIVGILIFVGVLFINKSSVFYLPMFIVSYLLIGGDVVFRAFRNILRGKMFDENFLMTIATIGAFTVGEYPEAVAVMLFYQVGELFQDIAVNRSRRSIKKLMSIRPDVAYVKKGNEVQEIKVEEVNVDDIIVIKPGERVPLDGIILEGDSSLDTKALTGESVPMNVTVGEQILSGCININGLLTVKVTKLASESTVAKVLELVETATTKKAPTEKFITKFARVYTPIVTFSAVLLAIIPPLIFQVGTFEEWLYRALIFLVISCPCALVVSIPLGFFGGIGAASKNGILVKGGNYLEALNEIEIAVFDKTGTLTEGSFKVTQINPVIDISKDELLEKTAYVESFSNHPIALSVVKEYNKSIKQEIVSDIKEVSGHGIKAKVNSDEVLVGNARLMEKENISFEASSALGSILYIAINKKYVGNIVVSDQIKKDSKEAIKLLKALGVKKTIMLTGDKKSVATSVGKALGLDEIHAELLPEDKLNKVEELLDSKSKRGKLFFVGDGINDTPVLARADIGIAMGGLGADAAIDVADIVIMTDEPSKIVTAVKIARRTRKIVWQNIILALGVKAFFLVLGAFGIATMWEAVIADVGVSLIAILNAMRVLKK; the protein is encoded by the coding sequence GTGCAGATAAAATCGAAAGTAAGGGAAATAGAAGAGGGTGTTGAAGTGAGTGAATTAACATTTGAAGAAAATATTGTGTGTTCAATTGAAGGTTTGGACTGTGCTAATTGTGCTGCAAAAATTGAAATTCAATTGAATAAAGCAGATGGAATAGAAGAAGCGAGAGTGGATATTTTATCAGGGAAACTTATATTATCATTATCAGGCATAGCTGATAAAAATGAAGTCTTACAAAAAACACAAAAAATTATAGATAAGATCGAACCAGGTGTAAAAATTAGAGAACTGAGTAAAGAGAAAAATGACGATCATGATCATGACCAAGGAGAAGAAGTAAGTCTTCATGAAATGTTAAAACTCATCGTAGGCATTCTTATCTTTGTTGGTGTATTATTTATTAATAAATCATCTGTCTTTTATCTTCCTATGTTTATAGTAAGCTATCTGTTAATAGGAGGAGACGTAGTATTTCGAGCTTTTAGAAATATATTAAGGGGAAAAATGTTTGATGAAAATTTCTTAATGACTATTGCGACTATTGGTGCATTTACTGTTGGAGAATATCCTGAAGCTGTTGCGGTTATGTTATTTTATCAGGTAGGAGAACTATTCCAGGATATAGCAGTAAATCGATCAAGAAGATCGATTAAAAAACTTATGTCAATACGACCGGATGTTGCTTATGTAAAAAAAGGTAATGAGGTTCAAGAAATCAAAGTTGAAGAAGTAAATGTGGATGATATTATTGTTATTAAACCGGGTGAAAGAGTTCCTTTAGATGGAATAATATTGGAGGGTGATTCATCACTGGATACAAAAGCATTGACAGGTGAATCGGTCCCTATGAATGTGACTGTAGGTGAACAGATATTATCAGGTTGTATTAATATTAATGGTTTACTTACAGTTAAGGTTACAAAACTAGCAAGTGAATCTACAGTTGCTAAAGTATTAGAATTAGTTGAAACTGCTACAACTAAAAAGGCTCCAACTGAAAAATTTATTACAAAGTTTGCAAGAGTCTACACACCAATTGTTACATTTTCAGCAGTGTTGCTTGCTATAATTCCTCCTCTAATTTTTCAAGTTGGAACATTTGAAGAATGGTTATATAGAGCTTTAATATTCTTAGTCATATCATGCCCTTGTGCGCTAGTTGTATCAATACCACTAGGATTCTTTGGTGGGATAGGTGCAGCCTCAAAAAATGGAATATTAGTAAAAGGTGGAAACTATTTAGAAGCACTAAATGAAATAGAGATTGCAGTATTTGATAAAACAGGTACACTAACTGAAGGTTCATTTAAAGTGACCCAAATTAATCCAGTTATTGATATTTCAAAAGATGAATTGCTAGAAAAAACTGCATACGTTGAAAGTTTTTCAAATCATCCAATAGCTTTATCAGTTGTCAAAGAATATAACAAAAGCATTAAACAAGAAATTGTATCAGATATAAAAGAAGTTTCAGGTCATGGTATAAAAGCAAAGGTTAATAGCGATGAAGTATTAGTAGGAAATGCTCGTTTAATGGAAAAAGAAAATATTTCATTTGAAGCATCATCTGCATTAGGGTCTATCTTGTATATCGCTATTAATAAAAAATATGTTGGAAATATCGTTGTATCTGACCAAATTAAAAAAGATTCAAAAGAAGCAATAAAACTATTGAAAGCATTAGGAGTTAAGAAAACCATAATGCTAACAGGAGATAAAAAATCTGTTGCAACTAGTGTTGGTAAAGCATTAGGATTAGATGAGATTCACGCTGAATTACTTCCTGAAGATAAATTAAATAAAGTCGAAGAACTTTTAGACAGTAAGTCAAAACGAGGTAAGCTCTTCTTTGTTGGAGATGGTATAAATGATACACCAGTACTTGCAAGAGCTGATATCGGGATTGCAATGGGTGGACTTGGTGCAGATGCCGCAATTGATGTAGCAGACATTGTTATTATGACAGATGAGCCATCAAAAATTGTAACTGCGGTAAAAATTGCTAGACGAACAAGAAAAATTGTATGGCAAAACATCATATTAGCATTAGGTGTTAAAGCCTTCTTCTTAGTTCTTGGTGCATTTGGAATAGCAACTATGTGGGAAGCCGTTATTGCTGATGTAGGCGTCTCGTTGATAGCAATTCTAAATGCAATGAGAGTGCTAAAAAAATAA